The following proteins are encoded in a genomic region of Labeo rohita strain BAU-BD-2019 chromosome 5, IGBB_LRoh.1.0, whole genome shotgun sequence:
- the snx19a gene encoding sorting nexin-19a isoform X1, which produces MPGAANQKRQRSLLGVVVLITWLVLFHLLVNVWLLCIFTSLLVVLGGWLGSRVALDANSLLHLEHFLPLRQSPEVHTSSESEQRLDWEIRSAVDKAVRDFVSSWYCSSVSKRGDEFEREVRGAMLEAAVELKRRAKQVDRRALAQRVLELCGCHLQSFSQAKELQRTLQDESDQTLSNSQKLWRLYSMVDLPHPALTGPANQLCYSRALVDLLMHVLIPKSHLETRTGRYMVGELITCNVLLPLVARISNPDWLNQTIVDVFTQSTDKEVPSPQQTPPEDEDEDEDESVSSFWDCDFPITLGCPETSSMQTAWSVSTAPLHDSSETSFQSQWSSDENVQGRRSSSILFPERLIQSTAELLRSPYRTSRLYRHSDYDMDLPSSDERKISSESLKRTDSDDENFCDCISPSDFCGLVYLEEDKLGLLGKCFLRQNVIISEPPSPESTVEECLVQTLNNTSNSIPRSLGLDSLVFENLGNVEGPVTIQNLQITGTITAKEQRSNSAHLYTLYTVKYETAGDSESSTSDQPAVYHTVNRRYSEFLNLQTRLEERTDLKKMIKNVKGPKKLFPDLPFSNLDTDKVEARRSQLESFLKKLCTIPEAANSEEVQEFLALSTDATAAFQKKPSSSRIDKMVENIVDTLKTAFPRSEPQSPTDEGDPQRKPRLRFSSKIAPTLNVPSLQPNVTYSFSERCSVLRGFSLSDLEGFVEEQEKQVDGGVKSHYAGGGHIREQRLVEKRGRGADTALADIALNILCLLMKDQWSWLCTENIQKTIRLLFGTFIERWLDVGIAHLTSAPCWVIYLQVLQDAVWPGGELPAVPRQEKSPEQREKMRLQCLHCLMQLFPELITDMLGSEKCRLVWQHMLESLQDPSINRHLVYCIFDLLLEFLVPEFSEETFQRSLLQSLPGDVDRTPSSA; this is translated from the exons ATGCCTGGTGCTGCCAATCAAAAAAGGCAGAGGAGCCTTCTTGGGGTTGTAGTTTTGATTACATGGTTAGTTCTGTTCCATCTTCTGGTGAATGTGTGGCTGCTGTGCATCTTCACTAGTCTGTTGGTAGTGCTGGGTGGATGGCTGGGATCTCGCGTCGCTTTGGATGCCAACAGCCTACTTCATTTGGAGCACTTTCTACCCCTGCGTCAGTCCCCTGAAGTTCACACCAGCTCAGAAAGCGAACAAAGACTGGATTGGGAGATTCGGAGTGCTGTCGACAAGGCCGTGCGTGACTTTGTGTCATCCTGGTACTGCAGTTCTGTTTCTAAGAGAGGGGACGAGTTCGAACGGGAGGTGAGGGGTGCCATGCTGGAGGCGGCCGTTGAACTGAAGAGGAGGGCAAAGCAGGTGGACCGGAGAGCGCTGGCCCAGAGGGTTCTAGAGCTTTGCGGATGCCATCTGCAGAGCTTTAGCCAGGCCAAGGAACTCCAACGCACACTGCAAGACGAGTCAGACCAAACGCTTTCAAACTCACAAAAACTATGGAGATTGTACAGTATGGTTGATTTGCCTCACCCTGCCCTGACTGGCCCAGCTAACCAGCTCTGCTACTCCAGAGCACTGGTAGATCTCCTCATGCACGTCCTTATTCCCAAATCTCACCTTGAAACAAGAACAGGCCGTTACATGGTGGGAGAGCTCATCACCTGCAATGTTCTTCTGCCCCTCGTGGCAAGAATATCCAATCCAGATTGGTTAAACCAGACCATTGTAGATGTGTTCACCCAATCCACTGACAAAGAAGTACCAAGCCCACAGCAAACACCTCCagaagatgaagatgaagacgAAGACGAATCTGTTAGCAGCTTCTGGGATTGTGACTTCCCAATAACTTTAGGCTGTCCTGAAACCTCCAGCATGCAGACAGCTTGGTCTGTATCCACAGCCCCCCTCCATGATTCCTCTGAAACAAGTTTCCAGAGTCAGTGGTCCTCTGATGAAAATGTACAAGGGAGGAGAAGTTCCAGCATACTTTTTCCAGAAAGATTGATCCAGAGTACAGCCGAACTGCTCAGATCTCCATACCGCACCAGCCGCCTCTATAGACACAGCGACTACGACATGGATTTACCCTCTTCAGATGAGAGAAAGATATCTAGTGAGTCTTTGAAACGAACAGATTCAGATGATGAGAACTTCTGCGATTGCATCTCTCCTTCAGACTTTTGTGGCCTGGTTTATCTGGAGGAGGACAAGTTGGGTCTTTTGGGGAAGTGTTTTTTAAGGCAAAACGTGATCATTTCAGAGCCTCCATCACCGGAGAGTACAGTAGAAGAGTGTCTAGTACAAACCCTGAATAACACATCAAACTCCATTCCCAGAAGCCTTGGTTTGGACTCATTAGTTTTTGAAAACTTAGGAAATGTAGAGGGACCGGTAACTATTCAGAACTTGCAAATCACTGGGACCATCACAGCCAAAGAGCAAAGAAGCAACAGCGCACATCTTTATACTCTTTACACTGTAAAG TATGAAACTGCTGGAGATTCAGAGAGTTCAACATCTGATCAGCCTGCTGTATATCATACGGTGAACCGGCGTTACAGCGAGTTCCTCAATCTGCAGACCCGCTTGGAGGAAAGGACGGATCTCAAGAAGATGATCAAAa ATGTCAAAGGTCCAAAGAAACTCTTCCCAGATCTTCCCTTCAGCAACCTAGACACAGACAAAGTGGAAGCTAGGAGAAGCCAACTGGAATCATTCCTCAAG AAACTGTGCACCATCCCAGAGGCAGCTAACAGTGAGGAGGTGCAAGAGTTTCTTGCCCTCAGCACTGATGCCACAGCAGCTTTCCAGAAGAAGCCATCAAGTTCACGTATAGACAAG ATGGTGGAGAACATAGTGGATACTCTGAAGACGGCGTTTCCACGCTCAGAACCCCAGAGCCCCACAGATGAAGGAGACCCACAAAGAAA GCCCCGTCTGAGATTCTCAAGTAAAATAGCTCCTACTCTTAATGTGCCAAGCCTGCAACCTAACGTGACATATTCTTTCAGCGAACGCTGCTCA GTTCTTCGAGGTTTCTCCCTGTCAGATCTGGAGGGGTTTGTGGAGGAACAGGAGAAGCAGGTGGATGGGGGTGTCAAGAGTCATTATGCAGGAGGAGGACACATCAGAGAGCAGAGACTTGTAGAAAAGAGAGGAAGAGGAGCAG ACACTGCCCTGGCAGATATCGCTCTGAATATCTTGTGTTTGCTGATGAAGGACCAGTGGAGCTGGCTGTGTACAGAAAACATCCAGAAAACCATCAGACTGCTCTTTGGTACTTTTATTGAAAG GTGGTTAGATGTAGGTATAGCCCACCTAACCAGTGCCCCATGCTGGGTGATCTACCTGCAGGTTCTCCAGGATGCAGTGTGGCCCGGAGGTGAGCTGCCTGCGGTGCCTCGGCAAGAGAAGAGCCCAGAGCAGAGAGAGAAGATGAGACTCCAGTGCCTGCACTGCCTCATGCAGCTGTTCCCAG AGTTAATTACAGACATGCTTGGCTCGGAGAAATGCAGGCTGGTGTGGCAGCATATGCTGGAATCTCTGCAGGACCCCAGTATTAACAG GCACTtggtttactgtatttttgacctgCTGTTGGAGTTCCTTGTTCCAGAATTTTCTGAGGAGACGTTCCAGAGGTCTTTACTTCAGAGTCTCCCTGGGGATGTAGACAGAACACCATCATCCGCCTAA
- the gig2o gene encoding grass carp reovirus (GCRV)-induced gene 2o, with the protein MERGVFFCGWKAVTDRKSLSENQEPKSGRVYTMYHGTHLSNAKTIINEGFEPSKTGMLGRGVYVSRNIKKAKCYPLNTDKNDKVVFKLKVRVGKVKKIDCDNHELQKSWHENGYDCAWVPPHSNISSIKSGREEDCVWDPKRITVIDVACCVDDAKRKELRRMIRSKLKTEGCSLCHVNASDSHDIERCWECQEDICPFQSKHVCKGRKFREGDM; encoded by the coding sequence ATGGAGAGAGGTGTGTTTTTCTGTGGCTGGAAAGCTGTGACAGACCGCAAGTCTCTGTCTGAGAACCAGGAACCGAAGTCAGGCCGGGTATATACAATGTACCACGGCACACATCTGAGTAACGCAAAAACCATCATTAATGAGGGATTTGAACCCTCCAAGACCGGAATGCTGGGCCGCGGGGTTTATGTCAGCCGTAACATTAAGAAAGCCAAATGTTACCCACTAAACACGGATAAGAACGACAAAGTCGTTTTCAAATTGAAGGTGCGTGTGGGAAAAGTAAAGAAAATAGACTGTGACAATCATGAGCTCCAGAAATCGTGGCACGAGAACGGGTACGACTGCGCCTGGGTTCCACCACACAGCAATATCTCTAGCATCAAGTCTGGTCGTGAGGAGGACTGTGTCTGGGACCCCAAGCGCATCACTGTGATTGACGTGGCGTGCTGTGTGGATGACGCCAAACGCAAGGAGCTTCGACGGATGATTCGCAGTAAGCTGAAAACCGAAGGCTGCAGTCTTTGCCATGTCAACGCCTCTGATAGCCATGATATTGAGCGGTGCTGGGAGTGCCAGGAAGACATCTGTCCTTTTCAGTCAAAACACGTGTGTAAAGGCAGAAAGTTCAGAGAAGGAGACATGTAA
- the snx19a gene encoding sorting nexin-19a isoform X2, producing MPGAANQKRQRSLLGVVVLITWLVLFHLLVNVWLLCIFTSLLVVLGGWLGSRVALDANSLLHLEHFLPLRQSPEVHTSSESEQRLDWEIRSAVDKAVRDFVSSWYCSSVSKRGDEFEREVRGAMLEAAVELKRRAKQVDRRALAQRVLELCGCHLQSFSQAKELQRTLQDESDQTLSNSQKLWRLYSMVDLPHPALTGPANQLCYSRALVDLLMHVLIPKSHLETRTGRYMVGELITCNVLLPLVARISNPDWLNQTIVDVFTQSTDKEVPSPQQTPPEDEDEDEDESVSSFWDCDFPITLGCPETSSMQTAWSVSTAPLHDSSETSFQSQWSSDENVQGRRSSSILFPERLIQSTAELLRSPYRTSRLYRHSDYDMDLPSSDERKISSESLKRTDSDDENFCDCISPSDFCGLVYLEEDKLGLLGKCFLRQNVIISEPPSPESTVEECLVQTLNNTSNSIPRSLGLDSLVFENLGNVEGPVTIQNLQITGTITAKEQRSNSAHLYTLYTVKYETAGDSESSTSDQPAVYHTVNRRYSEFLNLQTRLEERTDLKKMIKNVKGPKKLFPDLPFSNLDTDKVEARRSQLESFLKKLCTIPEAANSEEVQEFLALSTDATAAFQKKPSSSRIDKMVENIVDTLKTAFPRSEPQSPTDEGDPQRKPRLRFSSKIAPTLNVPSLQPNVTYSFSERCSVLRGFSLSDLEGFVEEQEKQVDGGVKSHYAGGGHIREQRLVEKRGRGADTALADIALNILCLLMKDQWSWLCTENIQKTIRLLFGTFIERFSRMQCGPEVSCLRCLGKRRAQSRERR from the exons ATGCCTGGTGCTGCCAATCAAAAAAGGCAGAGGAGCCTTCTTGGGGTTGTAGTTTTGATTACATGGTTAGTTCTGTTCCATCTTCTGGTGAATGTGTGGCTGCTGTGCATCTTCACTAGTCTGTTGGTAGTGCTGGGTGGATGGCTGGGATCTCGCGTCGCTTTGGATGCCAACAGCCTACTTCATTTGGAGCACTTTCTACCCCTGCGTCAGTCCCCTGAAGTTCACACCAGCTCAGAAAGCGAACAAAGACTGGATTGGGAGATTCGGAGTGCTGTCGACAAGGCCGTGCGTGACTTTGTGTCATCCTGGTACTGCAGTTCTGTTTCTAAGAGAGGGGACGAGTTCGAACGGGAGGTGAGGGGTGCCATGCTGGAGGCGGCCGTTGAACTGAAGAGGAGGGCAAAGCAGGTGGACCGGAGAGCGCTGGCCCAGAGGGTTCTAGAGCTTTGCGGATGCCATCTGCAGAGCTTTAGCCAGGCCAAGGAACTCCAACGCACACTGCAAGACGAGTCAGACCAAACGCTTTCAAACTCACAAAAACTATGGAGATTGTACAGTATGGTTGATTTGCCTCACCCTGCCCTGACTGGCCCAGCTAACCAGCTCTGCTACTCCAGAGCACTGGTAGATCTCCTCATGCACGTCCTTATTCCCAAATCTCACCTTGAAACAAGAACAGGCCGTTACATGGTGGGAGAGCTCATCACCTGCAATGTTCTTCTGCCCCTCGTGGCAAGAATATCCAATCCAGATTGGTTAAACCAGACCATTGTAGATGTGTTCACCCAATCCACTGACAAAGAAGTACCAAGCCCACAGCAAACACCTCCagaagatgaagatgaagacgAAGACGAATCTGTTAGCAGCTTCTGGGATTGTGACTTCCCAATAACTTTAGGCTGTCCTGAAACCTCCAGCATGCAGACAGCTTGGTCTGTATCCACAGCCCCCCTCCATGATTCCTCTGAAACAAGTTTCCAGAGTCAGTGGTCCTCTGATGAAAATGTACAAGGGAGGAGAAGTTCCAGCATACTTTTTCCAGAAAGATTGATCCAGAGTACAGCCGAACTGCTCAGATCTCCATACCGCACCAGCCGCCTCTATAGACACAGCGACTACGACATGGATTTACCCTCTTCAGATGAGAGAAAGATATCTAGTGAGTCTTTGAAACGAACAGATTCAGATGATGAGAACTTCTGCGATTGCATCTCTCCTTCAGACTTTTGTGGCCTGGTTTATCTGGAGGAGGACAAGTTGGGTCTTTTGGGGAAGTGTTTTTTAAGGCAAAACGTGATCATTTCAGAGCCTCCATCACCGGAGAGTACAGTAGAAGAGTGTCTAGTACAAACCCTGAATAACACATCAAACTCCATTCCCAGAAGCCTTGGTTTGGACTCATTAGTTTTTGAAAACTTAGGAAATGTAGAGGGACCGGTAACTATTCAGAACTTGCAAATCACTGGGACCATCACAGCCAAAGAGCAAAGAAGCAACAGCGCACATCTTTATACTCTTTACACTGTAAAG TATGAAACTGCTGGAGATTCAGAGAGTTCAACATCTGATCAGCCTGCTGTATATCATACGGTGAACCGGCGTTACAGCGAGTTCCTCAATCTGCAGACCCGCTTGGAGGAAAGGACGGATCTCAAGAAGATGATCAAAa ATGTCAAAGGTCCAAAGAAACTCTTCCCAGATCTTCCCTTCAGCAACCTAGACACAGACAAAGTGGAAGCTAGGAGAAGCCAACTGGAATCATTCCTCAAG AAACTGTGCACCATCCCAGAGGCAGCTAACAGTGAGGAGGTGCAAGAGTTTCTTGCCCTCAGCACTGATGCCACAGCAGCTTTCCAGAAGAAGCCATCAAGTTCACGTATAGACAAG ATGGTGGAGAACATAGTGGATACTCTGAAGACGGCGTTTCCACGCTCAGAACCCCAGAGCCCCACAGATGAAGGAGACCCACAAAGAAA GCCCCGTCTGAGATTCTCAAGTAAAATAGCTCCTACTCTTAATGTGCCAAGCCTGCAACCTAACGTGACATATTCTTTCAGCGAACGCTGCTCA GTTCTTCGAGGTTTCTCCCTGTCAGATCTGGAGGGGTTTGTGGAGGAACAGGAGAAGCAGGTGGATGGGGGTGTCAAGAGTCATTATGCAGGAGGAGGACACATCAGAGAGCAGAGACTTGTAGAAAAGAGAGGAAGAGGAGCAG ACACTGCCCTGGCAGATATCGCTCTGAATATCTTGTGTTTGCTGATGAAGGACCAGTGGAGCTGGCTGTGTACAGAAAACATCCAGAAAACCATCAGACTGCTCTTTGGTACTTTTATTGAAAG GTTCTCCAGGATGCAGTGTGGCCCGGAGGTGAGCTGCCTGCGGTGCCTCGGCAAGAGAAGAGCCCAGAGCAGAGAGAGAAGATGA
- the pou2af2 gene encoding LOW QUALITY PROTEIN: POU domain class 2-associating factor 2 (The sequence of the model RefSeq protein was modified relative to this genomic sequence to represent the inferred CDS: inserted 2 bases in 1 codon) yields the protein MMETEYSKRVYQGVRVKHTVKDLLAEKRLRQTNAPRFSTSSSSSQPAFVPMPGSHVLPGYYSMRRSFLPDSELCHPMKQYSPDTYSTALGSKAFSYDHPSTYPSFIDSYYTPDSYGDYRGPTSYTTGGGSLFPPSTLPTLLPSLSGETSSHLHLRDPWDQPSEDPVSQSEVICPEGPAPVADSPSLGGPDSGSSSPYRLXPRGRSGSSIPSSSQTYTLQPLEDVPYPTASYTSASSYSCAPYMTTPGDLAVVKMTPVTSEEASGGVVSLSDTTSWAKDDGTGSWLSYETRRAF from the exons ATGATGGAGACAG AGTATTCCAAGAGAGTCTACCAAGGTGTCAGAGTCAAGCATACAGTCAAAGATCTACTTGCAGAGAAGCGATTACGACAAACAAATGCACCCCGATTCAGT ACGAGCAGCAGTTCGTCTCAGCCAGCTTTTGTGCCAATGCCCG GGTCACACGTACTTCCTGGTTACTACAGTATGCGAAGATCTTTCCTCCCAGACTCTGAACTCTGCCATCCCATGAAGCAGTACTCACCAGACACTTACTCTACAGCACTAGGAAGCAAGGCCTTTTCGTACGACCACCCCTCCACTTATCCTTCCTTCATTGACAGCTACTACACTCCTGATTCATATGGAGATTACAGAGGGCCAACATCTTACACCACTGGCGGAGGGTCACTGTTTCCACCTTCTACACTACCAACACTACTACCAAGTCTGTCTGGAGAGACATCGTCACACTTGCACTTG AGAGATCCTTGGGATCAGCCATCGGAGGACCcagtcagtcagtcagaagTCATATGTCCTGAGGGTCCAGCCCCCGTGGCAGACTCACCATCCCTGGGAGGGCCCGACTCTGGCAGTTCCTCTCCATACCGTCT TCCTCGGGGGCGCAGCGGGAGCTCCATCCCATCCAGCTCTCAGACTTATACTCTACAACCCCTGGAAGACGTCCCATACCCAACGGCATCGTACACCTCTGCTTCCAGCTACTCCTGCGCACCGTACATGACAACACCCGGAGATCTGGCTGTGGTGAAGATGACACCAGTCACCTCAGAGGAGGCTAGTGGTGGAGTGGTGTCTCTCAGTGACACTACATCCTGGGCTAAAGATGACGGAACTGGCTCCTGGTTGTCATATGAGACCAGGAGGGCTTTTTAA